A region from the Methylocella sp. genome encodes:
- a CDS encoding DUF6551 family protein translates to MQRQDEENVRKIVKAFNWCMFAPVVVSPIDGGNYAIIDGQHRTTGAWMCGVKSVPCQIIQADQRLQAECFGAINGAVTKVTSAARYKAMYTAGNPEAKRLDAIVKAANVDVIGYNISTKRMAANETIAIGAIMRSLEKYGDEVTRVTLQVIVASSDGEAGNLSCANIRAVSDVLGDHKEWLRHPNLFEAFKNLDLGDVRIKAQARLRRGVILGDLVQAEVVTHLSEWLDTPKGKMN, encoded by the coding sequence ATCCAGCGCCAGGACGAGGAGAACGTTCGCAAGATCGTCAAGGCATTCAATTGGTGCATGTTCGCCCCGGTCGTGGTCAGTCCGATCGACGGCGGCAACTATGCCATCATCGACGGCCAGCACCGCACGACGGGCGCATGGATGTGCGGCGTCAAGAGCGTCCCCTGCCAGATCATCCAGGCCGACCAGCGGCTGCAAGCCGAATGCTTCGGGGCGATCAATGGCGCGGTGACGAAGGTGACGAGCGCGGCCCGCTACAAGGCCATGTACACGGCCGGCAACCCGGAGGCGAAGCGACTCGACGCCATCGTGAAGGCGGCCAACGTCGACGTCATCGGCTACAACATCTCGACGAAGCGGATGGCGGCCAACGAGACGATAGCCATCGGCGCGATTATGCGCTCGCTCGAGAAATACGGCGACGAGGTGACGCGCGTCACGCTGCAAGTAATCGTCGCATCATCGGATGGCGAGGCTGGCAACCTCTCGTGCGCGAACATCCGGGCCGTGTCGGATGTCCTTGGCGATCACAAGGAGTGGCTACGGCATCCGAATCTGTTCGAGGCGTTCAAGAACCTCGATCTCGGCGACGTCAGGATCAAGGCGCAGGCTCGCTTGCGGCGCGGTGTGATCCTTGGCGATTTGGTCCAGGCCGAAGTCGTCACGCACCTCTCGGAATGGCTCGACACGCCAAAGGGTAAGATGAACTGA
- a CDS encoding phage terminase small subunit-related protein, whose product MAKTLSSKKKNTPQPEMPAQDRAPAIWEESKRKANASDIARQLKDEGYGVISPSTIRQWKFKDAWDVTAGLTQATTLEEIVTYEDVAAALRRGGAIGALKNMEWISRRDPATMENADALVVDKISMSMIEHSALLYDKVIARMQTVKENAIAALNVQGQQQGQMIEGEFQRIEPPSVNSLDTAVAAYSRAAGQRR is encoded by the coding sequence ATGGCGAAAACACTTTCGAGCAAAAAGAAAAACACCCCGCAGCCGGAAATGCCGGCTCAGGATCGCGCCCCCGCAATTTGGGAGGAGTCCAAGCGGAAGGCCAATGCATCGGACATCGCCCGCCAGTTGAAGGATGAGGGCTATGGCGTCATATCGCCGAGCACCATTCGTCAATGGAAGTTCAAGGACGCATGGGACGTGACGGCTGGGCTAACTCAAGCGACCACGCTCGAGGAGATCGTCACGTACGAAGACGTGGCCGCTGCATTGCGTAGGGGCGGAGCGATAGGGGCGCTCAAGAACATGGAATGGATCAGCCGCCGTGATCCAGCGACGATGGAGAACGCCGACGCTCTGGTGGTCGACAAAATCAGCATGAGCATGATCGAGCATTCGGCGCTCCTGTACGACAAGGTGATCGCCCGCATGCAGACCGTGAAAGAGAACGCTATCGCTGCGCTCAACGTGCAGGGTCAGCAGCAAGGGCAAATGATCGAAGGCGAGTTTCAACGGATCGAACCGCCATCGGTCAACAGTTTGGATACGGCAGTCGCCGCATACTCAAGAGCAGCAGGACAGAGACGATGA
- a CDS encoding cell wall hydrolase produces MTDMSALDRDLMIRTVLAEAGNQPAQGQAAVAHVINNRVTSGKYGGSTPHEVILAKSQFEPVSDHTSSFYTAQPGDPAYQQAAQIVDGVNSGAIKDPTGGATHFLNAATVRGRGTYGNANGLPDWAQGTPIATIGAHSFYAPNGAVGAGAGSATPGATPSSSTPAMPSTASTPSAPAQGATPLLDAKIASLSNQIGHDAGVAPQQRGLIPRVLFGDQPGAPPQKGLFGAIPTPNNGLGLLGSLFKPQGAPAASPSVPPPAPALSPATPVPPPAPVQSAPLPPPVPAVAQATPTPSAPTPGATPAQPTPGAAQGAPQTPGQQASAAPANPDLLASLQGLFGGTSSS; encoded by the coding sequence ATGACCGATATGAGCGCGCTCGACCGTGATCTTATGATCAGAACTGTTCTTGCCGAGGCTGGAAATCAGCCAGCTCAGGGTCAAGCTGCGGTCGCTCACGTCATCAATAATCGCGTCACGTCGGGCAAATACGGCGGTTCAACGCCGCATGAAGTGATCCTAGCGAAAAGCCAGTTCGAGCCTGTCAGCGACCACACCAGCTCGTTTTACACGGCTCAGCCCGGCGACCCAGCTTACCAGCAGGCCGCGCAAATCGTGGATGGCGTCAACTCGGGCGCCATCAAAGATCCGACAGGCGGAGCAACGCACTTTCTCAATGCGGCGACCGTGCGAGGCAGGGGAACGTATGGGAATGCCAACGGCTTGCCGGATTGGGCGCAAGGCACGCCAATCGCGACCATCGGCGCTCACAGCTTCTATGCCCCCAACGGCGCGGTAGGGGCCGGCGCTGGCAGCGCTACGCCAGGCGCAACGCCGTCTTCGTCAACGCCCGCTATGCCCTCGACAGCATCGACCCCATCCGCGCCCGCTCAGGGCGCAACGCCGTTGCTCGACGCCAAGATCGCGTCGCTCAGCAACCAGATTGGGCATGACGCCGGCGTCGCGCCGCAACAGCGCGGCTTGATCCCGCGCGTGCTGTTTGGCGACCAGCCGGGCGCGCCGCCGCAAAAAGGATTGTTCGGGGCGATCCCGACGCCAAACAATGGGCTTGGGCTTCTCGGCTCGCTATTCAAGCCGCAGGGCGCGCCGGCAGCGTCCCCGAGTGTTCCGCCCCCAGCCCCAGCTCTATCGCCTGCCACGCCTGTTCCGCCGCCCGCACCAGTGCAGAGCGCGCCTCTACCCCCGCCAGTCCCAGCCGTAGCCCAAGCAACGCCAACGCCGTCGGCCCCGACGCCTGGCGCTACGCCAGCTCAACCGACGCCTGGTGCCGCCCAGGGTGCGCCGCAGACGCCAGGCCAACAGGCCAGCGCCGCGCCGGCCAATCCAGACCTATTGGCGAGCCTTCAGGGGCTTTTCGGCGGAACCTCAAGCTCTTGA
- a CDS encoding KTSC domain-containing protein, whose amino-acid sequence MEMTPVTSSNIASIGYDPATQTLHVAFKTGSTHAYADVSSKVHEDFMAAKSLGSHFYSHIKNKFKSTKLEA is encoded by the coding sequence ATGGAAATGACCCCGGTTACATCGTCGAACATCGCGAGCATCGGCTACGACCCAGCCACACAGACGTTGCATGTCGCTTTTAAGACCGGCTCAACCCATGCGTATGCCGACGTATCGTCGAAGGTTCACGAGGACTTCATGGCTGCGAAGTCGCTCGGCAGTCACTTCTACAGCCATATCAAGAACAAGTTCAAATCGACGAAGCTTGAGGCGTAA
- a CDS encoding helicase-related protein — protein MGLYWTKLIVAATVGELIDEGFLSPFEVYAPPREVDLSKVKITAGDYNEKQLGKTMNQPELVADIVKTWLERGENEQTFLFAVDRAHAANLQNEFRKAGVPCGYIDGHSDDDERRETFRRYRNGDDRIIASVGCLITGVDEDVRCIIVARPTKSIILNDQMIGRGLRTAAGKKRLLILDHAGNSLREGVGLVTDPRPTKLSTAKPGEREPPEAEEKKPPKNHKCPSCGRVMPPQARVCPSCGEVSIPKSDVKAAEGELVKLNVSRKARNAERAERQAFYSGLLWIAKKNGKAEGSAAYTFREKFGCWPDGLLKEAKVPSQEVRAYETSRRIAFAKSRKQG, from the coding sequence ATGGGACTGTATTGGACCAAGCTGATTGTCGCCGCGACCGTCGGCGAGCTGATCGACGAGGGCTTCTTGTCGCCATTCGAGGTGTACGCGCCGCCGCGTGAGGTTGATCTCAGCAAGGTCAAGATCACGGCGGGCGACTACAACGAGAAGCAGCTCGGCAAGACGATGAACCAACCGGAGCTGGTCGCGGACATCGTGAAGACGTGGCTCGAGCGCGGCGAAAACGAGCAGACGTTCTTGTTCGCGGTCGATCGCGCGCACGCCGCCAATCTGCAAAACGAGTTCCGCAAGGCCGGCGTCCCATGTGGATACATCGATGGCCATTCTGACGACGACGAGCGCAGAGAAACATTCCGTCGTTACCGGAATGGCGACGATCGAATCATCGCGAGTGTCGGCTGCTTGATTACCGGCGTTGACGAGGACGTGCGCTGCATCATTGTGGCGCGCCCGACCAAGAGCATCATCCTGAATGATCAGATGATCGGGCGAGGCCTGCGGACGGCAGCGGGCAAGAAGCGGCTTCTCATCCTCGACCACGCCGGCAATAGCCTGCGCGAAGGCGTTGGGCTCGTGACGGACCCGAGACCGACAAAGCTGAGCACGGCGAAGCCCGGCGAGCGCGAGCCACCGGAGGCCGAGGAGAAGAAGCCGCCGAAGAACCACAAGTGCCCGTCATGCGGTCGCGTGATGCCGCCCCAGGCGCGCGTGTGTCCATCATGCGGAGAGGTGTCGATCCCCAAGAGCGACGTGAAGGCTGCGGAGGGCGAGCTTGTCAAACTGAACGTCAGCAGGAAGGCAAGGAATGCCGAGCGCGCCGAACGACAGGCGTTCTATAGCGGTCTGCTTTGGATCGCCAAAAAGAATGGTAAGGCGGAAGGCTCTGCAGCTTACACCTTCAGGGAAAAATTCGGCTGCTGGCCAGATGGATTGCTCAAGGAAGCAAAGGTTCCGAGTCAGGAAGTTCGCGCCTATGAGACCAGCCGCCGAATCGCTTTCGCAAAATCTAGGAAACAGGGCTAG
- a CDS encoding BRO family protein has product MANVVQLSVAPLDFEGNTIRSVYIDGKKWFVLPDICKVLEIKNSSMVSRRLDADEKGITTIDTRGGPQKISIINESGCYALTLRSYKTVAKRFRKWLTSEVIPSIRETGSYGLPAPALAIDYLNPALQLGFVQALQAQAAALTQAVVERDVTIAVLEPKAKILEKIIESEQDYGIYEAAKVIGLPCKRFKEWLIKKDWIFKRGPQDKIHASARGIAAGVMRMRKRKSPAFGPLFGAGPLSLILSSSMNVIISTAR; this is encoded by the coding sequence ATGGCGAACGTGGTTCAACTCTCCGTCGCCCCTCTCGACTTCGAGGGGAATACGATCCGATCCGTCTACATCGACGGAAAAAAATGGTTTGTGCTGCCCGATATCTGCAAGGTGTTGGAGATCAAAAACTCAAGCATGGTATCCCGTCGTCTCGACGCCGACGAGAAAGGGATAACAACAATTGATACCCGAGGCGGCCCTCAAAAGATCAGCATAATCAACGAGTCTGGCTGCTATGCGCTGACCCTTCGCAGCTACAAGACGGTAGCAAAGCGGTTTCGGAAATGGCTCACATCGGAAGTCATACCGTCTATCCGCGAAACGGGTTCCTACGGATTGCCAGCACCCGCGCTGGCAATCGACTATCTCAATCCCGCCTTGCAGCTCGGATTTGTGCAGGCTTTGCAAGCCCAGGCAGCGGCGTTGACCCAAGCGGTAGTCGAGCGTGACGTGACGATCGCGGTTCTTGAGCCGAAGGCCAAAATACTCGAAAAAATTATCGAGTCTGAACAGGACTATGGAATTTACGAAGCCGCAAAAGTAATCGGTCTACCGTGCAAGCGGTTCAAAGAGTGGCTCATCAAGAAGGACTGGATCTTCAAGCGCGGCCCGCAGGATAAAATCCATGCATCGGCCAGAGGCATCGCAGCCGGCGTGATGCGTATGCGCAAACGCAAATCGCCAGCGTTCGGACCCTTGTTCGGCGCCGGGCCCCTGAGTTTGATTTTATCATCATCGATGAATGTCATAATCAGTACGGCGCGCTGA
- a CDS encoding DUF1064 domain-containing protein: protein MSITSRQLQQMMIGVTPKKSRYPVVEKHLRTVDGIVFASGREAKRYSQLKIMERAGEITHLTLQPAFVAYIGGVKFCTYTADFSYFRNGLDLMIVEDVKSSGTRIDPAYRLRKKAAEMYHGIHVTEVLMR from the coding sequence ATGAGCATCACGTCACGCCAGCTTCAGCAGATGATGATTGGCGTGACGCCAAAGAAGTCGCGTTACCCGGTTGTTGAAAAGCATCTGCGCACCGTAGACGGAATCGTCTTCGCGAGCGGTCGCGAGGCCAAGAGATACAGCCAATTAAAGATCATGGAGCGTGCGGGCGAGATAACGCACCTCACGCTCCAGCCTGCCTTTGTCGCCTACATCGGCGGCGTGAAGTTTTGCACATATACGGCCGACTTTTCCTACTTCCGCAATGGCCTCGATCTCATGATCGTTGAGGATGTGAAGTCGAGCGGCACGCGGATCGATCCGGCATACCGGCTCCGCAAGAAGGCAGCCGAAATGTACCACGGCATTCACGTTACGGAAGTCTTGATGCGATGA
- a CDS encoding XRE family transcriptional regulator, with the protein MEPLYASGMNWLGYFLDEKKMSGSALARAIGTTRQTVSKIVNGKLDLDRDWAMKIAPILQIGPEELIFGPSEKQLPVSLVPVLGTVAAGLWFEHDDLSTDGFDPIPVIPMRFPAAKQFAFQVSGPSMDLRRIFNRDYVICVAYWTARRTPETGDIVVVERRDGHRTERTCKEIVVSNGIVELWPRSTDVRFKDPLHVPNSKEISVDDGMQIEIIGLVIGVYSPR; encoded by the coding sequence TTGGAGCCGCTCTACGCTTCCGGCATGAACTGGCTCGGTTACTTTTTGGACGAAAAAAAGATGTCGGGAAGCGCTTTGGCGAGAGCCATTGGCACAACTCGGCAAACCGTGTCGAAAATAGTGAATGGTAAACTTGATCTGGATCGCGACTGGGCCATGAAAATTGCGCCGATTCTACAAATCGGTCCCGAGGAATTGATTTTTGGTCCGTCCGAAAAACAGCTACCCGTAAGCCTTGTTCCTGTGCTTGGCACGGTCGCTGCAGGCCTGTGGTTCGAACACGATGACCTAAGCACCGATGGGTTTGACCCAATACCCGTTATTCCGATGAGATTCCCCGCCGCGAAGCAATTTGCTTTTCAGGTGTCGGGGCCAAGCATGGACCTTCGGCGTATTTTTAATCGAGACTATGTGATTTGCGTCGCCTATTGGACTGCTCGTCGGACTCCAGAGACCGGGGATATCGTCGTTGTTGAGCGACGAGACGGTCACCGCACGGAACGCACATGCAAAGAGATCGTCGTCTCAAACGGCATCGTCGAATTATGGCCGCGATCAACCGACGTTAGATTTAAGGACCCGCTGCACGTCCCAAACAGCAAAGAGATCAGTGTTGATGATGGAATGCAAATTGAAATTATAGGTCTAGTGATCGGCGTATATTCTCCAAGGTAG
- a CDS encoding DUF1367 family protein, whose amino-acid sequence MLRLMGDRSECLGEFKFPRNLRQLRLWWALMGILVDHDLFEIDEAASDATKIATGHATMVIMPDTGVVNMKPKSIAFQSMKQADFNKFMKAAINTICVRWLPDWNDEALEREVFAIVDGPSAIGQRVVRR is encoded by the coding sequence ATGCTTCGCCTGATGGGCGACCGCAGCGAGTGCCTTGGCGAGTTCAAGTTTCCCCGAAACCTCCGACAGCTTCGACTGTGGTGGGCTCTCATGGGCATCCTCGTTGATCACGACCTTTTCGAGATCGACGAAGCCGCGAGCGACGCCACGAAGATCGCAACAGGGCACGCGACGATGGTCATCATGCCGGACACCGGCGTCGTCAACATGAAACCAAAATCGATCGCGTTCCAATCCATGAAACAGGCGGATTTCAACAAGTTCATGAAGGCGGCAATCAACACGATTTGCGTCCGCTGGCTACCGGACTGGAACGATGAAGCGCTCGAGCGAGAGGTTTTCGCCATCGTCGATGGCCCCAGCGCTATCGGACAGAGAGTGGTCAGGCGATGA
- a CDS encoding HNH endonuclease, with translation MSREVAEWIGKTDDSMPPERVRLRILRRYNFTCYKTGVPIAPGSKWQLDHIIAIINGGKNCESNLAPISFAAHKAKTKADVAEKAKTDAMAKAAFNIRTEPARKIQGRPFPHKPLPSPKLPVHARTVDAFGRRL, from the coding sequence ATGAGCCGCGAAGTCGCCGAGTGGATTGGCAAAACAGACGACTCGATGCCGCCCGAGCGGGTTCGCCTGCGCATCCTGCGCCGCTACAACTTCACTTGCTACAAGACCGGAGTCCCGATTGCGCCCGGATCGAAGTGGCAGCTCGACCACATCATCGCGATCATAAACGGCGGCAAGAACTGCGAGTCAAATCTGGCGCCGATATCGTTCGCCGCGCACAAGGCCAAGACTAAAGCCGATGTCGCCGAGAAGGCGAAGACGGACGCGATGGCCAAAGCCGCATTCAATATTCGGACGGAACCGGCCCGCAAAATCCAAGGCCGGCCATTTCCGCACAAACCGCTGCCGTCACCAAAGTTGCCAGTCCACGCCAGAACCGTTGACGCCTTCGGCCGGCGTCTATGA
- a CDS encoding IS3 family transposase (programmed frameshift), protein MPRKRHKAEEIVAKLRQVEVLSAQGRPVAEAIRSIGVTEVTYYRWRSEYGGLKGDQVKRLKELEAENTRLRRAVSDLTLEKLILKEAAFGKLLSSARRRACVEHVIAEHGVSERFACRVLGQHRSTQRKVPTKPDDEAALIADITALAIQYGRYGYRRITAMLWERGWKVNVKRVERIWRREGLKVPARQPKRGRLWLNDGSCVRLRPQCPNHVWSYDFVEDRTHDGRKYRMLNIIDEFTRECIAIRINRQLKAADVIDVLSDLFILRGVPVHIRSDNGPEFIAKALRDWIAAVGAKTAYIMPGSPWENGYCESFNSKLRDELLNGEIFYTLKEAKVVIERWRRHYNTVRPHSSLGYKPPAPETLQWPASQSGPASPATPAIAPGPTMH, encoded by the exons ATGCCGAGGAAAAGACACAAGGCGGAAGAGATCGTCGCGAAGCTACGGCAAGTCGAAGTGCTTAGCGCGCAAGGGCGACCGGTCGCGGAGGCGATCCGCTCGATAGGGGTGACGGAAGTTACATACTATCGATGGCGGTCGGAATACGGCGGCCTGAAGGGCGATCAGGTGAAGCGGCTGAAGGAGCTGGAGGCGGAGAATACGCGGCTCCGTCGAGCGGTGTCCGATTTGACGCTTGAGAAGCTGATCCTGAAAGAGGCTGCCT TCGGGAAACTTCTGAGCTCCGCGCGTCGTCGCGCCTGCGTGGAGCATGTGATCGCCGAACATGGCGTTTCCGAGCGGTTCGCTTGCCGGGTTCTCGGTCAGCATCGCTCCACGCAGCGCAAGGTTCCGACCAAGCCCGATGACGAAGCGGCATTGATCGCCGACATCACGGCGCTCGCCATCCAGTACGGCCGCTATGGCTACCGCCGCATCACGGCGATGTTGTGGGAGCGAGGCTGGAAGGTCAACGTCAAACGGGTCGAGCGGATCTGGCGACGCGAGGGGCTGAAAGTTCCGGCCAGACAACCCAAGCGCGGGCGTCTCTGGCTCAATGACGGCTCGTGCGTCCGGCTGCGCCCGCAATGCCCCAACCACGTCTGGTCCTATGACTTCGTCGAGGACCGCACTCATGATGGCAGGAAATATCGCATGCTGAATATCATCGACGAATTTACCCGCGAATGCATCGCGATCAGGATTAACCGGCAGCTGAAGGCAGCGGACGTCATCGACGTTCTCTCGGACCTCTTCATCTTGCGAGGGGTTCCGGTCCACATTCGTTCCGACAACGGCCCGGAGTTCATCGCCAAGGCGTTGCGTGACTGGATTGCCGCCGTCGGCGCGAAGACCGCCTACATCATGCCGGGCAGTCCCTGGGAGAACGGCTATTGCGAGAGCTTCAACTCGAAGCTGCGCGACGAGCTTTTGAATGGTGAAATCTTCTACACTCTCAAGGAGGCGAAGGTCGTCATTGAGCGATGGCGACGCCACTACAACACCGTGCGCCCGCACTCATCGCTGGGCTACAAGCCGCCAGCCCCGGAGACCCTGCAATGGCCGGCTTCGCAATCCGGACCAGCTTCGCCCGCCACGCCAGCAATAGCGCCAGGGCCGACAATGCACTAA
- a CDS encoding tyrosine-type recombinase/integrase: MEVEGVKRYTSKGIAYCYDRASGTRILAAFGTTDFFTELEAVRKTEEPSRMPKGSLGEVIRLYKKVGDWSSLKPKTQLSYNRVFAILDPLRRVRMSQMTRPQILKMRDDDFKPKHGRWMANYAVTVMALLFSFALDRGEVTHNPLEKRVKRIRKAASDPVANRPWVPEECRMVLDEAPAQLLVPLALAMFSGLRKADVLAVTLADIENGEITIRTSKRGVPVKIPMHPKLIEAIELRPTKPAGGRTAEKWKPAIQIAITSRGAPWTETGFNASWNKFKLKLEAEAKVKPGLTIHGLRHTLGTRLKEVGVDDGTIADILGQRSTSMARHYSESADLPDAAKAVVVGLDVTKKRGKSG; this comes from the coding sequence GTGGAAGTTGAGGGCGTCAAGCGCTATACCTCAAAGGGTATTGCCTATTGCTACGATAGAGCTAGCGGCACACGTATATTGGCCGCCTTCGGGACGACTGATTTTTTCACCGAGCTTGAAGCTGTCCGGAAAACGGAAGAACCCTCACGCATGCCGAAAGGCAGCCTAGGCGAGGTAATCCGCCTCTATAAAAAGGTCGGCGACTGGTCTTCTCTAAAGCCCAAGACGCAACTGTCCTACAATCGCGTCTTTGCGATTCTCGACCCTCTGCGGAGAGTTCGAATGTCGCAAATGACGCGGCCTCAAATCCTGAAAATGCGTGACGACGACTTTAAGCCGAAACACGGCCGCTGGATGGCAAACTATGCCGTGACGGTAATGGCGCTGCTATTTTCCTTCGCGCTCGATCGCGGCGAGGTCACGCATAATCCGCTCGAAAAGCGCGTCAAGCGCATCCGGAAGGCTGCATCAGATCCCGTCGCGAACCGCCCATGGGTGCCTGAAGAGTGCCGAATGGTCCTCGACGAAGCGCCGGCACAGTTGCTCGTGCCGCTCGCCCTGGCGATGTTCTCTGGCCTGCGCAAGGCCGACGTCCTGGCCGTAACGCTCGCGGACATAGAAAACGGCGAGATAACGATCCGCACATCAAAGCGCGGCGTGCCGGTCAAAATCCCGATGCACCCAAAATTGATCGAAGCAATAGAGCTGCGCCCGACGAAGCCAGCTGGCGGCCGGACCGCAGAGAAGTGGAAGCCTGCAATTCAGATCGCGATCACGTCGCGGGGCGCGCCATGGACCGAGACCGGCTTCAACGCGTCATGGAACAAGTTCAAGCTCAAGCTTGAGGCTGAAGCCAAGGTCAAGCCCGGCCTGACGATCCATGGCCTTCGCCACACTCTTGGAACAAGACTCAAAGAGGTTGGCGTCGATGATGGAACTATCGCCGATATTCTCGGTCAGAGGTCAACCAGCATGGCGCGGCACTATTCAGAATCGGCTGATTTGCCCGACGCGGCCAAGGCCGTTGTAGTCGGGTTGGACGTGACCAAAAAACGTGGTAAAAGCGGTTAG
- a CDS encoding chemotaxis protein CheX: MTELVNIGVSRGASRLRRIVGSEVLLSVPAIELVDRRTAATILQQRETGQFVAVRQSFEGALCGHASLIFPESNSLELVRAVAGGNFPDNEIAEIEDDALSETGNIVLNACLGTIANMLQRPLAMALPQITRRPGGMLFEPSDDSSQEDGVLFLYVNFMISDRNIRGYITMLMDLPSLKTLKSLIDGFLDSVSGSDEAVK; the protein is encoded by the coding sequence TTGACCGAGCTGGTCAATATCGGGGTCAGTCGGGGAGCTTCGAGGCTGCGGAGGATCGTTGGCTCGGAAGTGCTTCTGTCAGTTCCCGCTATCGAACTGGTTGACCGCCGCACCGCAGCGACGATCCTTCAACAGCGAGAAACAGGTCAGTTTGTCGCTGTTCGCCAAAGTTTTGAAGGCGCCTTATGCGGGCATGCGTCTCTAATCTTCCCTGAATCAAATAGCCTCGAGCTGGTTCGAGCGGTCGCAGGAGGCAACTTTCCTGACAACGAAATTGCGGAAATCGAAGATGATGCCCTTTCCGAAACCGGCAACATTGTACTCAACGCCTGCTTGGGAACAATCGCTAATATGCTGCAGCGGCCGTTGGCGATGGCTCTCCCCCAGATAACCCGACGCCCTGGTGGCATGTTGTTTGAACCTTCGGACGACAGCTCGCAGGAGGATGGAGTTCTTTTTCTCTACGTTAATTTTATGATCAGCGATCGAAATATCCGCGGCTATATCACGATGCTCATGGATCTACCGAGTTTAAAGACGCTAAAATCCTTGATCGACGGCTTCCTTGACAGCGTGTCTGGCTCGGATGAAGCAGTTAAATAA
- a CDS encoding YfbU family protein, protein MKLSDGEKLILVMLSDIYKHMGIKGEIDAEFVSSAVNTGNAWGLTWKYPGVFEPEEHERATVSEVVDILDMWSSIETAYSELLADERARVDRVKSPLSKTPRFFGFDGNNESEHIGVASFLIDDLERFSSFKGRDLNSHFPGSLDIHRRMLAVFKPIRSTLDPFGAEKIISVLEAS, encoded by the coding sequence ATGAAACTGAGTGATGGCGAAAAACTAATCCTTGTTATGCTAAGCGATATTTACAAACACATGGGCATCAAGGGAGAGATTGACGCGGAGTTCGTCTCATCAGCAGTGAACACGGGAAATGCGTGGGGTCTAACTTGGAAGTACCCGGGCGTTTTCGAGCCCGAAGAACATGAGCGGGCTACGGTCAGTGAGGTTGTGGACATACTCGACATGTGGTCAAGCATTGAGACGGCTTACAGCGAACTCCTTGCCGACGAAAGGGCTCGCGTTGATCGTGTAAAATCTCCACTTTCAAAGACGCCCCGCTTTTTTGGGTTTGACGGCAATAATGAAAGCGAACATATCGGCGTAGCTAGCTTTCTAATTGACGATTTGGAGCGTTTTTCTTCTTTCAAGGGACGCGATCTGAATTCGCACTTTCCGGGATCTCTTGATATCCACAGGCGCATGCTGGCAGTGTTCAAGCCCATCCGGTCTACACTGGACCCCTTCGGCGCGGAGAAAATTATATCTGTTTTGGAAGCAAGTTGA